The Clostridium chauvoei genome has a window encoding:
- the rpsT gene encoding 30S ribosomal protein S20 — translation MANIKSAKKRIKVTEAKTAQNRMIKSALKTAIKKFEAAVAANNAEEAKVLFPKAVKALDMAAQKGVCHKNMVARKKSRLAAKLNAMA, via the coding sequence ATGGCAAACATTAAATCAGCAAAAAAGAGAATTAAGGTTACAGAAGCTAAAACTGCTCAAAACAGAATGATAAAATCAGCTTTAAAAACTGCTATAAAGAAGTTTGAAGCTGCTGTTGCTGCAAACAATGCAGAAGAAGCTAAGGTTCTTTTCCCTAAGGCTGTTAAAGCTTTAGATATGGCTGCTCAAAAGGGAGTATGTCACAAGAACATGGTAGCTAGAAAGAAGTCAAGATTAGCTGCAAAGTTAAACGCTATGGCGTAA
- the holA gene encoding DNA polymerase III subunit delta — translation MINLDGLETEIKRGQVDNSYIFCGLDEELIKEGIKKIIYKVLDKDFLDLNYIKLDGMSTTIEDIMNACETMPFMGEKKVVVVYRANFLKEKSDSTNSKIYKDVSSYLKDLPSYTVLIMYYLFNDKRDTPKKNKKLSTLGKVSKIVHCEKLKKDKYYKKVEEIFKSNGGEIGKIEVRYFAEKVQNNFDVIKREVDKLITYANGRPINKKDIDKLIPNKSEDDIFDLIDLISQRKAEKAIDLMDELLFKADQHMLIITNIENNFKRLYEMKILINKGKRVDELVNRFRLPTFIVEKLMGQCNKFTTSQLQQLMKLCLETERKIKSSSVDKKTEMELMLFKAFMIK, via the coding sequence TTGATAAATTTAGATGGTTTAGAAACTGAGATTAAAAGAGGGCAAGTAGATAATTCATATATTTTTTGCGGATTAGATGAAGAGTTAATTAAGGAAGGAATTAAAAAAATAATATATAAAGTTTTAGATAAAGACTTTTTAGATTTGAATTATATAAAGTTAGATGGTATGTCAACAACTATAGAAGATATAATGAATGCTTGTGAAACAATGCCTTTTATGGGAGAAAAAAAAGTTGTTGTTGTATATAGAGCTAACTTTTTAAAAGAAAAATCTGATAGCACAAATTCTAAAATATATAAAGATGTATCAAGTTACTTGAAGGATTTACCATCATATACTGTGCTTATAATGTATTATTTATTTAATGATAAAAGAGATACTCCTAAAAAAAATAAAAAATTATCTACATTAGGAAAAGTATCTAAAATAGTTCATTGTGAAAAATTAAAAAAAGATAAGTATTATAAAAAAGTTGAAGAAATATTTAAATCTAATGGTGGAGAAATAGGAAAAATTGAAGTAAGGTATTTTGCAGAGAAAGTACAAAATAATTTTGATGTAATAAAAAGAGAAGTAGATAAATTAATTACATATGCTAATGGTAGACCTATTAATAAAAAGGATATAGACAAATTAATACCAAATAAAAGTGAAGATGATATTTTTGATTTGATAGATTTAATTTCTCAAAGAAAGGCTGAAAAAGCAATAGATTTAATGGATGAACTTTTATTTAAAGCAGATCAACATATGCTTATAATAACTAATATAGAAAATAACTTTAAAAGGTTATATGAAATGAAAATTTTAATAAATAAAGGTAAAAGAGTAGATGAGCTTGTAAATAGATTTAGACTTCCAACCTTTATAGTAGAAAAACTTATGGGACAATGTAATAAGTTTACTACCAGTCAATTACAGCAACTTATGAAACTTTGTTTAGAAACTGAGAGGAAAATAAAATCTTCTAGTGTAGATAAAAAAACAGAAATGGAGTTAATGTTATTTAAAGCTTTTATGATTAAGTAA
- a CDS encoding stage II sporulation protein P, with amino-acid sequence MYEVRGRSGVNSMGRRGRVNSKGNTKFSMGYILMIIAILVFFIRALSVVDSYYERGGYAYVQLLNFGMPVVKTQVYNKGDFVENRLSVEKIIIQALGLGNINTSAIVGKELSLFKGVVGDCTPDKSLARLKPFSLNDNSIAKLSPEEIAELNKVSDAYDPTLKKALDNSKPEVLIYHTHTMEYYAEAGKETTDSNFNVVGVGDILAKELEEGYGISVIHDKTNHSLEYNDSYLRSEETLKSYLNKYGDFKLVIDLHRDSLDPGKRVTGELNGQELAKFMFVRTENSPRYAANEALTDKLYGISTSLYPEITRKIMTYEIGKNAFNQGLSDNSILIEVGFNTNTAQEAKLTAKYIARVLAEHLNRQ; translated from the coding sequence GTGTATGAAGTAAGAGGACGAAGTGGCGTTAATTCAATGGGCAGAAGAGGGAGAGTAAACTCCAAAGGAAATACAAAGTTTAGCATGGGATACATACTAATGATTATAGCAATTCTTGTATTTTTTATAAGGGCATTAAGTGTAGTAGATAGTTATTATGAAAGAGGAGGATATGCATACGTTCAACTTTTAAATTTTGGAATGCCTGTAGTAAAGACACAAGTATATAATAAAGGAGATTTTGTTGAAAATAGATTATCAGTAGAAAAGATAATAATACAAGCTTTAGGTTTGGGAAATATAAATACATCAGCAATTGTCGGAAAAGAATTAAGTCTTTTTAAAGGTGTAGTTGGTGATTGTACACCAGATAAATCTTTAGCTAGATTAAAACCTTTTAGTCTAAATGATAATAGTATTGCAAAACTTTCTCCAGAGGAAATTGCAGAGCTTAATAAAGTTAGTGATGCATATGATCCAACTTTAAAGAAAGCCTTAGATAATTCTAAACCAGAAGTGTTAATTTATCATACTCATACAATGGAGTATTACGCAGAGGCAGGAAAGGAAACTACAGATAGTAATTTTAATGTAGTTGGTGTTGGAGATATTCTAGCAAAGGAACTAGAAGAAGGGTATGGGATTTCAGTAATACATGATAAAACAAATCATTCATTAGAGTATAATGATAGTTATCTTAGATCAGAAGAAACATTAAAGAGCTACCTAAATAAATATGGAGACTTTAAGCTTGTAATTGATTTGCATAGAGACTCCTTAGATCCAGGTAAAAGAGTAACTGGTGAATTAAATGGACAAGAGTTAGCTAAATTTATGTTTGTAAGGACAGAAAATAGTCCAAGATATGCTGCAAATGAAGCTTTGACAGATAAGTTATATGGAATATCAACATCATTATATCCAGAAATAACAAGAAAAATTATGACATATGAAATTGGTAAAAATGCATTTAATCAAGGCTTAAGTGATAATTCTATATTAATAGAAGTAGGATTTAATACTAATACAGCTCAAGAAGCAAAATTAACAGCAAAATATATAGCTAGAGTATTAGCAGAACATTTAAATAGACAATAA
- the gpr gene encoding GPR endopeptidase — protein MINVRTDLAIEAKDMYTQENKRELDGVIVEEEQEEDIKITTVTIETDKAGEELGKPAGNYITIDFPEFTHYDGESMDKVSKVVANVLRRLVDISEEKTALVVGLGNWKVTPDALGPKVTEKIMVTRHLKEVMPDIMDESVRPVCCIAPGVLGITGIETGEIVKSLVDRIKPDLVICIDALGSRKLERVNRTIQIGDTGISPGAGVGNHRMKINKESLGVKVIAIGVPTVVDAATIANDTIDLLLDELIGKAETGKEFYNMLKSVDKVEKSALIKEILNPFVGDLMVTPKDVDTVIDSLSKIISNGINMAIQPNLDMEDINKFMN, from the coding sequence ATGATAAATGTAAGAACTGATTTAGCTATAGAAGCAAAAGATATGTATACTCAGGAAAATAAAAGAGAACTTGATGGAGTTATTGTAGAAGAAGAACAGGAGGAAGATATAAAAATTACAACTGTTACAATTGAAACAGATAAAGCAGGAGAAGAACTTGGAAAACCAGCAGGAAATTATATAACCATAGATTTCCCAGAATTTACCCATTATGATGGAGAATCTATGGATAAGGTTTCAAAGGTTGTTGCAAATGTATTAAGAAGACTTGTAGATATTTCAGAAGAAAAAACTGCATTAGTAGTTGGTTTAGGAAACTGGAAGGTTACACCAGATGCATTAGGACCAAAAGTTACAGAAAAAATAATGGTAACAAGACATTTAAAAGAGGTAATGCCTGATATTATGGATGAATCTGTAAGACCGGTATGTTGTATTGCTCCAGGGGTGCTTGGAATTACAGGAATAGAGACAGGTGAAATAGTAAAATCATTAGTTGATAGAATTAAGCCAGATTTAGTTATTTGTATAGATGCACTTGGTTCAAGAAAATTAGAAAGAGTAAATAGAACAATACAAATAGGTGATACAGGTATTTCACCAGGTGCTGGTGTTGGAAATCATAGAATGAAAATAAATAAAGAGAGTTTAGGAGTAAAAGTAATTGCTATAGGTGTTCCTACAGTAGTTGATGCAGCAACTATAGCTAATGATACTATAGATCTTTTATTAGATGAACTTATAGGAAAAGCAGAAACAGGAAAAGAATTTTACAATATGCTAAAATCAGTAGATAAAGTTGAAAAGAGTGCATTAATAAAAGAAATATTAAATCCTTTTGTTGGAGATTTAATGGTAACTCCAAAAGATGTAGATACAGTTATTGATTCTTTATCTAAAATAATATCAAATGGGATAAATATGGCTATACAACCTAATTTAGATATGGAGGATATAAACAAGTTTATGAATTAA